In Cloacibacterium caeni, a single window of DNA contains:
- a CDS encoding TonB-dependent receptor, whose amino-acid sequence MKKILSFTFILLFSIVIFAQKTISGTVKNDDGKPLASASVTIEEIGKNAILEYAITDAKGNYKVTFTSNDEKILVKVKAFNHQTITENYNNETQTLNFVLQEKATEIKEVKLKTKLITKRGDTISYDLKSFESKADRSLADVLKKIPGIEVNKDGSILYQGEPINKFYVNGKDLMEGSYGLINNSLPKDAVQKVEVLENHQPVKILQDKLSSENAAINVQLKKSITMTGRGETSLGVAPSLWNVKLSPMLFTQKYQWVLNYKTNNMGEEVEKENNILAFGNRFEGMRRNFSENSWLSVENAATPQNVPVKRYLLNNVHYLSANVLTNLSKQWELKANASYSNNAIERESMVKTFNANNDLTNTSLVSNNFYTNQAKGEIIFSKNANKSFFKNTTTYNGLWNGDLANTRNNNIASNQRTKTPSNSFQNSLSAIIPWKERLVNAMSFISYRDDKQDLFINPAKYVEILDNVDGGNNSDVVHQLLNLKTFEAVHSASIGLSKKNWTFTPEVGLNYTNNKLLSDVNGVTGNTIQDYQFKGVALENDIDFKNLKPYAQMMVNYKREGLDVNLSFPVNFNNISATGTNNLDKTINKVTYEPRLFMRYDLTSFWKFSTFAGITNSFGSINDLYNGFILLSAKNLSAKNTDIQQTKSNFVGSRLEYRNPLNNIFFNVSYNFNDRTSNITYLNKLNVDSQQFILEGYNLENNSKTNSARTELGKYFPKLKTNASVGYNYSLSNYQQLPANSTPTESSFIDVERRNQGVNVKFNNNYFSWLSLDYNASWNFSKTQSPDDAKFNNQTDSFNHALSAYVYPFKNHTLGFTWDELHSSNKERNAKNAFFDISYQYSMSEEKIDLELKVLNITNNNVFENVAFDPTLNQTSYTTINIRPRQVVLTLKFNFK is encoded by the coding sequence ATGAAAAAAATACTTTCATTTACCTTTATTTTATTATTTTCAATTGTAATTTTTGCTCAGAAAACCATTTCTGGAACTGTAAAAAATGATGATGGAAAACCGCTTGCAAGTGCAAGTGTAACCATAGAAGAAATAGGCAAAAATGCCATTTTAGAATATGCAATTACCGATGCCAAAGGAAATTATAAAGTGACTTTTACCAGTAATGACGAAAAAATTCTTGTAAAAGTAAAAGCTTTTAACCATCAAACCATTACCGAAAATTATAATAACGAAACTCAGACTTTGAATTTTGTGCTTCAAGAAAAAGCCACAGAAATTAAAGAAGTAAAACTGAAAACTAAACTCATTACCAAACGTGGTGACACCATTTCTTATGATTTAAAATCTTTCGAAAGTAAGGCAGATAGAAGTTTAGCAGATGTTTTGAAAAAAATTCCTGGGATTGAAGTAAATAAAGATGGTTCTATTCTCTATCAAGGTGAACCGATTAACAAATTCTACGTAAACGGAAAAGATTTAATGGAAGGAAGTTACGGCTTAATCAATAATTCTCTCCCAAAAGATGCTGTGCAAAAAGTAGAAGTGCTTGAAAATCACCAGCCTGTAAAAATTCTTCAGGATAAACTTTCTTCAGAAAATGCGGCGATTAATGTGCAGCTCAAAAAATCTATTACCATGACAGGAAGAGGAGAAACTTCTCTTGGTGTGGCGCCATCTCTTTGGAATGTAAAACTCTCTCCGATGCTTTTTACTCAAAAATACCAATGGGTTTTGAATTACAAGACCAATAATATGGGAGAAGAAGTAGAAAAAGAGAATAATATTCTGGCTTTTGGAAATAGATTTGAAGGAATGAGAAGAAATTTTTCTGAAAATTCTTGGCTTTCTGTAGAAAACGCTGCTACTCCTCAAAACGTTCCTGTAAAAAGATATTTATTGAACAATGTACATTACTTATCTGCCAATGTTTTGACCAATCTCTCGAAGCAATGGGAATTAAAAGCTAATGCAAGTTATAGCAATAACGCCATCGAAAGAGAAAGCATGGTAAAAACCTTCAATGCGAATAATGATTTGACAAATACTTCATTAGTGTCTAATAATTTCTATACCAACCAAGCAAAAGGTGAAATTATTTTCTCTAAAAACGCCAATAAAAGTTTCTTTAAAAATACCACTACATATAACGGACTTTGGAATGGAGATTTAGCGAATACCAGAAACAATAATATTGCTTCTAACCAAAGAACAAAAACGCCATCTAATAGTTTCCAAAACTCATTAAGTGCTATTATTCCTTGGAAAGAAAGATTAGTTAATGCCATGTCTTTCATCAGCTATAGAGATGATAAGCAAGATTTATTCATCAATCCAGCGAAATATGTAGAGATTTTAGATAATGTAGATGGTGGAAATAATAGTGATGTGGTGCATCAATTACTTAATTTGAAAACTTTCGAAGCGGTACATTCTGCATCTATTGGTTTGTCTAAAAAGAATTGGACTTTTACCCCAGAAGTTGGTCTTAATTATACCAATAACAAACTTCTTTCAGATGTAAACGGTGTTACAGGAAACACCATTCAGGATTATCAGTTTAAAGGAGTTGCTTTGGAAAATGATATTGATTTTAAAAATCTAAAACCTTATGCACAAATGATGGTAAATTACAAGAGAGAAGGTTTAGATGTGAATTTAAGTTTCCCTGTGAATTTTAATAATATTTCTGCAACTGGAACCAATAATTTGGATAAAACAATAAATAAAGTAACTTATGAACCAAGATTATTCATGAGATATGATTTAACCTCATTCTGGAAATTTTCAACTTTCGCAGGAATTACCAATTCATTTGGAAGCATCAATGACCTTTATAATGGTTTTATTCTTTTGTCTGCAAAAAATTTGTCTGCAAAAAATACTGATATTCAGCAAACAAAGTCAAATTTTGTGGGTTCAAGGTTAGAATACAGAAATCCATTGAATAACATTTTCTTTAATGTGAGCTATAACTTTAATGATAGAACAAGTAATATCACTTATCTTAATAAATTAAATGTTGATAGCCAGCAGTTTATATTAGAAGGTTATAATTTAGAAAACAATAGTAAAACCAATTCTGCGAGAACAGAACTCGGAAAATATTTTCCTAAGTTAAAAACCAATGCTTCCGTAGGATATAATTATTCATTGAGTAATTATCAGCAATTACCAGCCAATTCTACACCCACTGAATCTAGTTTTATAGATGTAGAACGTAGAAATCAAGGGGTAAATGTTAAATTTAATAACAATTATTTCTCTTGGTTAAGTTTAGATTATAATGCAAGCTGGAATTTTAGTAAAACGCAATCTCCAGATGATGCAAAATTCAATAATCAAACAGATTCATTTAACCATGCACTTTCTGCATATGTTTATCCTTTCAAAAATCACACATTAGGATTCACTTGGGACGAATTGCACTCTAGTAACAAAGAAAGAAATGCTAAAAATGCTTTCTTTGACATTTCTTACCAATATTCTATGTCCGAAGAAAAAATAGATTTAGAACTGAAAGTGCTGAATATTACCAATAATAATGTATTCGAGAATGTAGCTTTTGATCCTACTTTAAATCAAACTTCTTACACCACTATAAACATTAGACCGAGACAAGTGGTACTCACGCTGAAGTTTAACTTCAAATAA
- a CDS encoding MotA/TolQ/ExbB proton channel family protein: protein MFLQATTTIINNKVTEKQVFSLWDVLFSGGIIGNTIMIAIFLLGILALYVFFERYFFIKRASKETPNFLENIKDCIHDGRIQSAIDLCRRTDSPEARMIEKGLTRIGRPISDISNAMQNQGQLEVSKLEKNLNILASASGAAPMLGFLGTVVGMIMAFFEISNVTGAVSPKLLASGIYTAMATTAVGLFVGIPAYFFYNILVTNVDRLVLKIQTHVNEFLDTLNKPL, encoded by the coding sequence ATGTTTTTACAAGCCACGACTACTATCATTAACAATAAAGTGACAGAGAAACAAGTATTTTCGCTTTGGGATGTACTTTTCAGCGGAGGAATTATAGGAAATACCATTATGATTGCCATTTTCCTTTTGGGAATTTTAGCATTGTATGTTTTTTTCGAAAGATATTTTTTCATCAAAAGAGCTTCTAAAGAAACGCCTAATTTTTTAGAAAATATTAAAGACTGCATTCATGACGGAAGAATACAGTCTGCTATCGATTTATGCAGAAGAACAGATTCGCCAGAAGCCAGAATGATAGAAAAAGGCTTAACCAGAATAGGAAGACCCATTTCTGATATTTCAAATGCAATGCAAAACCAAGGACAGTTAGAAGTTTCTAAACTAGAAAAAAACCTGAATATTCTAGCTTCAGCTTCTGGAGCTGCGCCTATGTTAGGTTTCTTGGGAACGGTAGTCGGAATGATTATGGCATTTTTCGAGATTTCTAATGTTACAGGAGCAGTTTCTCCTAAACTATTGGCATCGGGAATTTATACTGCGATGGCAACTACGGCAGTGGGTTTATTCGTGGGAATTCCTGCCTATTTTTTCTATAATATTTTGGTGACCAATGTAGACAGACTGGTGCTAAAAATTCAAACTCACGTGAATGAGTTTTTAGATACGCTAAACAAACCACTTTAA
- a CDS encoding ExbD/TolR family protein: MELKRRNRVSAEFSMASMTDIIFLLLIFFMITSSAISQSAIDVNLPKAAAQDPSVTDPTTVTINADGKYFVNDLETPKEQLEQNIVKLVEGSPNPTFTIRADENCKHKDVVYAMEIAEKHKYGLAIATIQE, encoded by the coding sequence ATGGAATTGAAAAGAAGAAATAGAGTAAGCGCCGAGTTCAGTATGGCTTCGATGACAGATATTATCTTTCTGTTATTGATATTCTTTATGATTACCAGTTCTGCCATCAGTCAAAGCGCAATAGATGTGAATTTGCCCAAAGCTGCAGCTCAAGATCCTAGCGTTACAGACCCTACAACTGTTACAATAAATGCAGATGGCAAGTATTTTGTAAATGATTTAGAAACGCCAAAAGAACAACTAGAACAAAATATTGTAAAATTGGTAGAAGGTTCGCCTAATCCTACTTTCACCATTAGAGCAGACGAAAATTGCAAGCATAAAGATGTAGTTTATGCCATGGAAATCGCCGAAAAACACAAATATGGTTTAGCGATTGCTACCATTCAAGAATAG
- a CDS encoding ferric siderophore ABC transporter substrate-binding protein, translating into METITQHKRDERIDKLKSATLTALISALLFLLIFYYQFVREIPKEEKVTTMLINFGDNRNGNGAEEPANQEGSLASADIYIPEELKTPEPQPQEIVETPKAVEKPAEKIITGKSEKTTAVKTEKTEKKSTKSSETTASKTTTSKTSSTSNTTAKNAQGDGQGTAAIGNLIKGRGTKTGTQGTDGTVGNSGDPLGGKGDGDSKIGVDRKLISYIPGTMGKGGEQPSHNCTANGTITISYTVDKAGNVISARRSSGISDPCVVTAAVIWVKKYVKAEKASTNSTGTYKITF; encoded by the coding sequence TTGGAAACGATAACTCAACATAAACGAGACGAAAGAATAGACAAGCTAAAAAGTGCAACACTTACTGCGCTGATTTCGGCATTGTTGTTTTTGTTGATTTTTTATTACCAATTCGTGAGAGAAATCCCAAAAGAAGAGAAAGTAACCACTATGCTGATTAATTTCGGAGATAATAGAAACGGAAATGGAGCCGAAGAACCTGCTAATCAAGAAGGAAGTTTAGCTTCTGCAGATATTTATATTCCTGAAGAATTAAAAACTCCTGAACCACAACCTCAAGAAATAGTAGAAACTCCCAAAGCAGTAGAAAAACCTGCAGAAAAAATCATCACAGGAAAATCTGAAAAAACTACTGCCGTAAAAACAGAGAAAACCGAAAAAAAATCTACTAAATCTTCGGAAACTACAGCATCTAAAACCACTACTTCTAAAACATCATCTACCAGCAATACCACTGCCAAAAATGCTCAAGGTGACGGACAAGGAACCGCCGCAATTGGCAATCTTATCAAAGGAAGAGGGACTAAAACTGGAACGCAAGGAACTGATGGAACCGTGGGGAATTCTGGCGATCCTCTTGGTGGAAAAGGAGATGGTGACAGCAAAATTGGTGTAGACAGAAAACTTATTTCTTATATTCCCGGAACCATGGGAAAAGGTGGAGAACAGCCCTCTCATAACTGTACAGCAAACGGAACCATTACCATTTCTTATACGGTAGACAAAGCTGGAAACGTGATTTCAGCGCGTAGAAGCAGTGGAATTTCTGATCCATGTGTCGTTACTGCTGCGGTAATTTGGGTGAAAAAATACGTAAAAGCCGAAAAAGCCTCCACCAATTCTACTGGAACATATAAAATTACTTTTTAG
- a CDS encoding bifunctional folylpolyglutamate synthase/dihydrofolate synthase, protein MPNYQIDGQKAYKPGLENITKLCDFFGNPQEKLKMIHIGGTNGKGSTSNMLASVLQEQGYKVGLYNSPHLVDFTERIKINGVNCEKEFVFDFIQKLRNIPEEILPSFFEFTTIMAFEYFYQKKVDFAIIEVGLGGRLDSTNIIKPLVSAITNVDLDHQNILGETLEEIATEKAGIVKHNIPIVSGDERDLVKNIIQQKAIGNHSEFIDATEISTDLETDLKGIYQKKNIRVVIALVEELRKQKIKISENSLENGLMNVHQNTKFIGRWFQFSENPLIICDTAHNQAGLEMVFAQLNSIEKYKHIVLGFVNDKKIDEVLKILPKNAQYYFVKPSISRGRSPKEYENSLISAKIDFQIFETVDAGFQAAKIKCKPEEMIFVGGSNFVVGEFLEKNL, encoded by the coding sequence ATGCCTAATTACCAAATTGATGGTCAAAAAGCATATAAACCAGGTTTAGAAAATATTACAAAACTTTGTGATTTTTTCGGAAATCCTCAGGAAAAACTGAAGATGATTCATATTGGCGGAACTAATGGAAAAGGCTCTACCAGTAATATGTTGGCTTCGGTTTTACAAGAACAAGGGTACAAAGTTGGTTTGTATAATTCTCCTCATTTAGTTGATTTTACAGAGAGAATTAAAATTAATGGAGTCAATTGTGAGAAAGAATTTGTCTTTGATTTTATTCAAAAATTGAGGAATATTCCAGAAGAAATTCTTCCTTCTTTTTTTGAATTTACCACGATTATGGCATTTGAATATTTCTATCAAAAAAAGGTAGATTTTGCCATTATTGAAGTCGGTTTGGGCGGTAGATTAGATTCTACCAATATTATAAAGCCTTTAGTTTCTGCTATTACCAATGTAGATTTAGATCATCAGAATATTTTAGGTGAAACTCTGGAAGAAATTGCCACAGAAAAAGCAGGGATTGTAAAGCATAATATTCCCATTGTTTCTGGCGACGAAAGAGATTTGGTTAAAAATATTATTCAACAAAAAGCCATCGGAAATCATTCTGAATTCATAGATGCAACCGAAATTTCTACTGATTTAGAAACCGATTTGAAGGGAATTTATCAAAAGAAAAATATTAGAGTAGTTATCGCTTTAGTTGAAGAATTAAGAAAACAAAAAATAAAAATTTCTGAAAATTCTCTTGAAAATGGTTTGATGAACGTTCACCAAAACACCAAATTCATCGGAAGATGGTTTCAATTTTCAGAAAATCCATTGATTATTTGTGATACCGCTCATAATCAAGCTGGTTTAGAAATGGTTTTTGCCCAATTGAATTCCATTGAAAAGTATAAACATATTGTCCTTGGTTTTGTGAATGATAAAAAAATAGATGAGGTATTGAAAATTTTACCCAAAAATGCTCAATATTACTTTGTAAAACCGTCTATTAGCAGAGGAAGAAGTCCAAAAGAGTACGAAAATTCACTAATTTCTGCAAAAATAGATTTTCAAATTTTTGAAACAGTAGATGCTGGTTTTCAGGCAGCTAAAATAAAATGTAAACCCGAAGAAATGATTTTTGTGGGCGGAAGTAACTTTGTAGTGGGAGAATTTTTAGAAAAAAATTTGTAG
- a CDS encoding nucleoside deaminase: protein MFTPEYFMKQALQEAEIAREKDEVPIGCVIVFKDRIIARGHNLTEQLNDVTAHAEMQAITSAANFLGGKYLKDCTLYVTLEPCVMCAGALTWSQISKLVIGARDEKRGFINQNVKLHPKTEIVSGILENECSEIVKNFFKNKR from the coding sequence ATGTTTACACCAGAATATTTCATGAAACAGGCTTTGCAAGAAGCCGAAATTGCCAGAGAAAAAGACGAAGTTCCTATTGGTTGCGTCATTGTTTTCAAAGATAGAATTATCGCGAGAGGTCATAATCTTACAGAGCAATTAAATGACGTGACTGCACATGCAGAAATGCAGGCAATTACTTCTGCGGCTAATTTTTTGGGCGGAAAATATTTAAAAGATTGTACTCTTTATGTAACATTAGAGCCTTGTGTAATGTGTGCAGGAGCTCTAACTTGGTCACAAATTTCTAAACTAGTCATTGGTGCGAGAGATGAAAAACGAGGTTTCATCAATCAAAACGTGAAACTTCATCCTAAAACGGAAATTGTTTCGGGAATTTTAGAAAATGAATGCTCAGAAATCGTGAAAAATTTCTTTAAAAATAAAAGATAA
- a CDS encoding type III pantothenate kinase, with protein MTSIVINIGNTNIRFGHFIDGKCDVSWIINTKPYGTRDELFAQFSMLYQTYNVDVEKVDKIIIGSVVPQLTHIISSALYKIHGIEAIVVDRKTHSPIHHKSNQMGTDIFANLVAAHFLYPNKKKIILDFGTALTASCVAEDGEVLGVIIAPGIITSLNSLVKQTAQLPEIELTKPKSVLGHDTVSCMTSGMVYGFLGMVEGFIDRINEEVNDKCFVIATGGVSHVYQPLTNKIDIADKLHTLKGLYFLGKDK; from the coding sequence ATGACGAGCATTGTAATAAACATTGGCAACACCAATATTAGATTTGGCCATTTTATTGATGGTAAATGTGATGTTTCTTGGATTATTAACACCAAACCTTACGGAACCCGAGACGAACTTTTCGCCCAATTTTCTATGCTGTACCAAACGTACAATGTAGATGTAGAAAAGGTAGATAAAATTATTATTGGTTCTGTGGTACCTCAGCTTACACACATTATCAGCAGTGCTTTGTATAAAATTCACGGAATAGAAGCCATAGTGGTAGATAGAAAAACGCACTCTCCTATTCATCACAAGTCCAATCAAATGGGAACTGATATTTTTGCCAATTTAGTAGCAGCTCATTTTCTCTATCCCAACAAAAAGAAAATTATTTTAGATTTCGGAACTGCGCTTACTGCAAGTTGTGTAGCCGAAGACGGAGAAGTTTTGGGCGTAATCATCGCTCCAGGAATTATTACTTCTCTTAATTCTTTGGTGAAACAAACCGCACAACTGCCTGAAATAGAGCTCACTAAACCAAAATCTGTTTTAGGACATGACACCGTTTCTTGTATGACTTCGGGGATGGTTTATGGGTTTTTAGGAATGGTAGAAGGTTTTATTGACCGTATAAACGAAGAAGTAAACGATAAATGTTTCGTGATTGCAACAGGTGGCGTTTCTCATGTTTATCAACCTTTGACCAATAAAATAGACATCGCCGATAAATTACACACTTTAAAAGGTCTTTATTTCTTAGGGAAAGACAAATAA
- a CDS encoding M1 family metallopeptidase, producing the protein MTQKFLAIFLLAFGLITAQQQAYYQQEASYKMEIDVDAANFSYHGNQEIKYTNNSPDELSVVYFHLYWNAFKPNSLMDQRVQNQGKNADGRLTEFGNSKLATIPKNEEGSQTVNWIKQNGKILKFEVQETIMKVYLNEKIKPNSTTTFTMDWDSVVPKQIRRSGRNNREGVDMTMTQWFPKLAEYDYDGWATFDYIGREFHAPFSNFDVTIKIDKNYVIGAGGVLENPTEVKGYTENPTIKTDKNDKATWRFTAKNILDFAWAADKDYSVETFIVPDGPKVNFVYQKSEKTQFWSEAQPYITKYFQLMNATFGRYVYPTYSFVQGGDGGMEYGMCTMMLGEARSLEGLLGLMIHEGAHSWYQQMLATNESTKPWLDEGFTSYAEDFVMNALFPKEDMPNPFYNAIQSYVRFVKSGKEEPAVWLADHHDNGTAYTVASYTKGELFLVELGYIVGEENLSKILKKYYQDWNLKHPTDRDFLHIAQQISGMDLKWFHHYWINTTKTIDYAIKDVKYNEDSTTITLVNNGEVPMPIDFSIFTKDKKTVNYHIPLNMMRAPKTKDYFGDFQTLNYWNWTTKEYTFTIPYKKSDLQILGIDFSQRLADVNPENNFLEVK; encoded by the coding sequence ATGACTCAAAAATTTTTAGCAATTTTTCTTTTAGCATTCGGATTAATTACAGCACAACAACAAGCTTATTACCAACAAGAAGCTTCTTACAAAATGGAAATCGATGTAGATGCTGCTAATTTTTCTTATCACGGTAACCAAGAAATAAAATATACCAATAATTCTCCTGATGAACTTTCGGTAGTGTACTTTCACTTGTATTGGAATGCCTTTAAACCCAATTCTTTGATGGATCAAAGAGTACAAAACCAAGGAAAAAATGCAGACGGAAGATTAACTGAATTCGGAAATTCTAAATTAGCTACTATTCCTAAAAACGAAGAAGGTTCACAAACCGTAAACTGGATTAAACAAAACGGAAAAATTCTAAAATTTGAAGTTCAAGAAACCATTATGAAGGTTTACCTCAACGAAAAAATAAAACCAAACTCTACCACCACTTTTACGATGGATTGGGATTCTGTAGTTCCTAAACAAATCCGAAGAAGTGGCAGAAATAACAGAGAAGGTGTAGATATGACCATGACGCAATGGTTCCCAAAACTAGCAGAATATGATTATGATGGTTGGGCAACTTTTGATTATATCGGTAGAGAATTTCACGCTCCTTTTTCTAATTTTGATGTAACCATAAAGATTGATAAAAATTACGTAATTGGCGCAGGTGGCGTTTTAGAAAATCCTACAGAAGTAAAAGGCTACACCGAAAATCCTACGATAAAAACAGATAAAAACGACAAAGCAACTTGGCGTTTTACCGCAAAAAATATTTTAGATTTTGCTTGGGCTGCAGATAAAGACTATTCTGTAGAAACCTTCATCGTTCCAGATGGACCAAAAGTGAATTTTGTCTACCAAAAATCTGAAAAAACACAATTCTGGAGCGAAGCTCAACCCTACATTACCAAATATTTCCAACTGATGAATGCCACTTTTGGCAGATACGTTTATCCTACCTATAGTTTTGTACAAGGTGGAGATGGCGGAATGGAATACGGAATGTGTACCATGATGCTTGGTGAAGCGAGAAGTTTGGAAGGTTTATTAGGATTGATGATTCATGAAGGAGCGCACTCTTGGTACCAGCAAATGCTTGCCACCAATGAAAGCACAAAACCTTGGTTAGATGAAGGTTTTACCAGTTATGCAGAAGATTTCGTAATGAATGCTCTTTTTCCGAAAGAAGACATGCCTAATCCTTTTTATAATGCGATTCAATCTTATGTGAGATTCGTAAAATCTGGCAAAGAAGAACCAGCAGTTTGGTTAGCAGACCATCACGATAACGGAACGGCTTACACCGTAGCTTCTTACACCAAAGGCGAATTATTCTTAGTAGAACTAGGTTACATTGTGGGTGAAGAAAATTTATCTAAAATTTTGAAAAAATATTATCAAGACTGGAACCTTAAACATCCTACAGATAGAGATTTTCTCCACATTGCACAGCAAATTTCTGGTATGGATTTGAAATGGTTCCATCATTATTGGATCAACACAACCAAAACCATAGATTACGCCATAAAAGATGTAAAATATAATGAAGATTCTACCACGATTACGCTCGTAAATAACGGTGAAGTTCCTATGCCAATTGATTTTAGCATTTTTACAAAAGACAAAAAAACGGTGAACTATCACATTCCGCTGAATATGATGAGAGCTCCTAAAACAAAAGATTATTTTGGAGACTTCCAGACCTTAAACTATTGGAACTGGACTACCAAAGAATACACTTTTACCATTCCTTACAAAAAATCTGATTTACAAATTTTAGGAATAGACTTCTCTCAAAGATTAGCAGATGTAAATCCCGAAAATAATTTTTTAGAAGTAAAATAA